TTCACACTCGTTGACTTGTAGAGCCATATGTTGAAGATCGGCGCAATCTAGAATAAGAAAGGTAATTACACAACACTTTTTTACTTCACCTTCATTTGAAACCAATTACACCTCGTATCCTTTACTACAAACAACTTCCTAAAGTAGTCATTTACTACCATCTAAAGTTGATCATTCTCCTCCACCCGTTGTCCCTAGTCATTTTTTAGCAATACAATATTGTTATAGTGCATTCTTTCAATGGTTTTAATGTGATTATATCTTTTGTTATGATCGCTGTCCATTAACCATTTTGCACGAGACCTCTGGAACCATATTAACTTTTcattctttaaaatattatttaactcAATTTGTAGTTTCTTTTCAAGTTTCTTCAACCCTACATAAGTATCACTCATTTGCAGGCAGATTTGAATTCCTTGTAATCTAGCCATAATCTCTTCCTTATTGATAGTTATTTGGTCAATAGTGTTGTATTTCAATCCTTTGATATCGTCTTGCTGTACTTTAAGATTATGTTAAAATCCAATATCCATGCACTCTTAATCATGTAATGTAATGATTGGATTCATCAAGCAACCAAGCACTTTTAAACTTGAATTGACGGGGCACCACATTATGGGGATTCCTTATCGAAGCAATTAAAATGGGTTGATGATCTGAGAACTTCACCCTAGTTAACACTAAAAAAAGCTAATGGGAACTCTAATATCcataaataaatactcgaagcTATGTCAACCTTCTCATAAATGTGTTGTCCTCCGTGAAACACGGGCCCATGCCAAGTGAATTTAGGCCTTAATGTACCAAGATTTATCAACTTGCATGCATTAATTCTCCCTCTAAAAATTGTACACCTTCTAATAGAAGCAGGTGCTCCTCCTTTCTTCTACTCCAtacttaatattttattaaagccTCTAGCAAGCAACTAATATTCCTCAATAGGATCGACAATCTATACCAAATCATCCCACAGAACTCTCCTACTTTCTTCATTAGGGATGTCATATATAGCTATGAACATCCATTTTTTTCATTAGGATAATTTACCTCTAAGTGGATGTACCGAGCTTTCTTCTTGCAAAACTCCATTGATATACTGTCCTTGCACCATGCAACAACTATTCCACCCGTAAATCCTTGGTTTTTCACGGAGATACAATCATCAAACCCCAACAGCTGGAAGGTTATTCGCAACTTAGCAGGATCACATCTCAATCTAACAACCACAAGCATAACTGGTCTATGTAAATTAACAAAGTGCTTACAATATCCATAGAATGATTTGTGAGATGCTCATCTACAATTtcatacaaatattttaatattttgcactCATCATAACTAACTTTATTATAAAGTAACTCTTGCTTCTTACAAGCACCTATTTCTTAATCCCTGGTGTTTATGGTACCTCCCGTGTTTCCGTTCCCAGATTCTCGTTGACTCCCTGCTCTGATGCCATTATGCACTCCTTCATTTCCATGCTATAATCCACTTGTGCCAATCTTGTATTTTCCATAAAGCTAGGAATTCTAGAAGTTATTGATATGTTATGTGGTCAAATTAAATTAGGGGAAGTTATGTTGATTGGTACCTCGTTATTTGACCCCTCATGATTTCCCCCCATGCTTGTTACTTGCTGCAATCCTCATATTCGAATAATCATTATCTTCTTTCTGGTTGACTTTTTGTTTTTGACTTATCCTCACACTTTTCTAACTCATCATCTTTTCCACGATTGGTTCATCGCCTTTTTGTTGTGTGCATTTATTTTCCCTTTGAAAATAATATCGTCACATATTTCCAGTTTGTCCCCCTTGTTATTCTTTTCCTAACTTATTGCACCTTTTGATTTTCTAGTGCGAGCTTTAATATTATTTCCGATTTTGTGTTTCCCATAAATGTTGATTTTACATTCTTCACAGCCACTTCTTCATTATTCTCCCGTGTTACTCTCCCAATATCCTCCATTCCCTCCTCAATTGCTTCATCATAATTGGCTACAGCCGCATTAACGTCAACAATATTGACCAAATCCCGACCAATTGATGTGTCAACCTCTGGTATCTCCTCGCTTAATGAAATAAATCACGAGCCAATGATTGCTCTCTTGTCATTAATTTCATTGACCTCGTGTTTTTCTTGCCGCGAGTCACCCTTCTTCCTCTGTGTTGTTTCTGCACCACTTTCTCGAGGGCCCTCCTCTTCTCCTCTAATACTAACTCCTCATATTTATACTGTTAACCCTAACTGACTGCCATTGATATTCTCTTCTTCTTTAGTCTCTTTCAAATATTTCGAAACACCCTTCTTTATAATGGCCAAATCGACCTCAAATTAAGCATAAAAGGTGTAAACCTTCATACTCAATCTATTGCCAACTACCAACATAAAGCTTTATATAATTCTTAAAATCACTTTTGACTTTCCTATCCTAAAAGTGAAACTAAATACATATCTTAAATAGATGAATgtagagaaataaaataaaataaaacaaaacacacaaactaTTACTAAAATCTCCTGCCAGATTTTCCtttcacatctctctttttctctctaaaaACTCCAAACTTTTTTTTTGATTTGTGGAATTACTCTTGTTCATACCTGGTTGGTTAACCATACCATCCTCCTTCTCTTCAATCTCTCCATTTCCTTCATATacatatagaattttttttatttatttttaatattcataaaaaaagtttttttttttgtcttgttGCTGATACCCATTAGCATTTTATTTTCTGGGGTCAATGCGGTCAAATTCTctgaaaattagggtttcaatCGGTTCTCTGGGTTGATTGATTTCGGTTCTTTCTGTCAAAGTAATGTAGTTAGAGAAGattgtgttgttattgttgttctaAATAGTAATAAAAATTTCATCTTCATTTTTGTGGGTTACACTTTTTATAAATTTTGCTCCTTTTTGATTTGCCCCTGTGTTTCACGCGAATCGGGTGAATAGATTTGGAAATCTCATTGGATTTGAGTGTATTATCGAAAAAAGCTTGGAACTTTTGACCCCTTAGGTGCTGAATTAGGAATAAAACCAAATCTGAGAAGAAAAGGGTTCTTATAGTTAGTGGATATAGGTTAATTGAAGGGTCAATTCACTATGGATCATGTGATTGCTGGAAAGTTTAAACTTGGAAGGAAAATTGGAAGTGGGTCTTTTGGGGAGCTTTATATAGGTttgtttcatgtttttttttgttcttaGTGCTTTGAAATATTGATTTTAATGTTCCTTTTTATGGCATTGTTTGATATTGTTGACAAATTGTTTATCTTTTTTGTATCAGCTGTTAATGTACAAACTGGTGAGGAGGTAGCTGTCAAGCTGGTATGCTAGGTTTTCATAAAGTTTTTAACCCTATTTTGTGTTTGGAACGGGTGAAATGATTAGTTATTAGTTATTACATTTTCATAAATATCTTGAGTTTGATTATGCAAATTATGGTTAACATTGTTGTGTTGTAGTTTATCTTCCATCGTTCATCATGCTCTTATGCCTTGTTTTCACAAGTTTGTCCTATCAGTTAACGTCCTGCACCTGAAAATTTTCCAGGAGCCTGTGAAGACTAAGCATCCGCAGCTTCACTATGAATCAAAATTGTATATGCTTCTTCAAGGAGGAAGTAAGTCAATGTGGCGATTTCTTTTTGCTGATTTCAGTAGTGAGAATATTAACTAATAGCTAACGCTAAACTTCCACATGAACATGGTTTCTCCATTAtgtttgtgtgtgtgtttgtttattttcttgagTTGGAGGATAGTCTGATGAATTCATTAATGTTCATAATAATCTAAACTTATTGGAATCAAAATCGTTTGTCTTAAACAATCCCCTTAAAGTAGATTAACGACTGAAAAGGTTTCAGAAAACAATTGCGAAGTTTCCTCTTGAGTAATCCAACTTGGTTCTTTATTTGCAGCGGGGGTGCCTCATCTGAAGTGGTTTGGAGTTGAGGGAGACTACAATGTGATGGCGATCGACCTTCTTGGGCCCAGTCTGGAAGATCTATTCAATTATTGTAACCGGAAGTTAACATTGAAGACTGTGTTAATGCTTGCTGATCAACTAGtaagtcaaaatggaaactaTTATGAAGTTAAAGGCCTTATATAGTGGTACTAATGTTTCACTTGTTCCATATTATTGTTCAGATTAACAGAGTTGAATATATGCATTCAAGAGGTTTCCTTCACCGTGACATAAAGCCAGACAATTTTTTAATGGGCCTAGGACGTAAAGCAAATCAGGTATATTATCTTGTTGAAATTATTTCTTTCAAATTTTTAATGTTTCTCTTTTTTATCTTTATTCtgccattttgtttttgaaggtTTTGGTTATTCTATCCAGTCCTGTTTGATGCTTAGTTGGTTAAGACTGGTTAGGTCAGGTGAAGGTTTATGAGTCTTTTCTATGACAAACCATGAAGTGGATTTTAGTCTATCATGGCCACTTCCTCCTTGAAACTCACGGTTTTTTTCTTGGCAAAATTGATTGCTCTTGGGCCACATTTTGAGTCAAAGCACTTCCTCTGGCTCTCTATCtcgtcttttgaatggatgttcTTGGAGCATGTCTTCATTTCCGaatctttttcttttctatttatcTAGAATTCTCTTTGCTGCCACTAAAAAAATGATGATTCATAGATTCTGATAAGAAATGTTGAAGTTGAACATGCAAACTCCAGTTCTTTTaggttctttatttatttatgtcaTGCTGGGTGCCTCATTTCAGGTCTACATCATTGACTACGGCCTCGCCAAAAAATTCAGAGATCTTCAGACTCATAAGCACATACCGTACAGGTAAATTTTGTCACGATTACTATTGCAAGATATGTTAAGATGTATAAAAAATTCTTTGGGGGCAGACCCAACCTGATGTTGCCATATTAATTTCGCATGTGTTccttttattttaagcacttgTGTCACTTTCATAGGTATTTCGCAACCTTTTCAAATGAATGCTGTTTACCTATATTAAGTGGTATCAGTATCATTCACTCTATTAACAACAGTGATAATTGAGATTGCTGTAAATTATCTTAAGTGTGGCCGCGTTTGCAAGCATGCACATATGCTTATGACTAATTGGAATTGATACCTGTTAGATTCCGCACCGTAAGTTCGGTAgtgtttgaaataaatattttggCTTGTCATCCATGACATGGTTTCAGGTCTCTATTGTCTCTTGTCTGTTTTCTCTTTCCAATACCAAATACACTATAAACACAttcttttactttattttaagttatagttttatttttttaatcgaGTAAATTCATATTTCTTTAGTTacaaaaaaattctttttcttgCGCAGAGAAAACAAGAACCTTACAGGAACAGCTCGGTATGCGAGTGTCAACACTCATCTTGGAATTGGTGAGTTATATATGTAATGGTATTCAAttcatttacttttttttttattgcgTTGACTACCAATAATTATAATGcattttttaattactttaatttGTTGGCAGAACAAAGCAGAAGGGATGACCTGGAATCTCTTGGTTACGTTCTCATGTACTTCTTAAGAGGAAGGTTGAATACTTGATATACACTAATGTATTTTCCTATCTATATTTGGATATATTTACAATATTATTCTTACAATCTCCTTGCATCGTACTTTTTATTTTCAGTCTTCCTTGGCAGGGACTGAAAGCGGGtaccaaaaaacaaaaatatgataGAATCAGTGAGAAGAAGATGACAACTTCCATCGAGGTATACTGACTAGCTAGATTGACGAGGCTTTCTGAGACACTTTGATATTTTCTCTGGATCTTGAGTTTGATGCTTTGAATATTTTTGGATGTTGACTGGACTAGCCATTATTGGTCTTGTCGTTTTTGTTTCATTTCATAAATTTTTGCGCTTGTATGACAGGTGCTTTGCAAATCATATCCTTCAGAGTTCGGATCATACTTCCACTACTGCCGATCTTTGCGGTTTGAAGACAAGCCTGACTACTCCTATTTAAAGAGGCTTTTTCGAGATCTATTTATTCGAGAAGGTCCACAATCCAATACATTCTAACTTGTACATTAGCATTCTGTATATTTTGTTTGGCATCCTATTGTGTTAAATAATCACAAATTAATCTGGGCATTGTTTACGCAGGCTATCAATTTGACTATATTTTTGACTGGACTATATTGAAGTATCCGCAGATTAGTGGAAGCTCTAGAGGGAGGGTTAGTGCTTTTATACCTTGTTTGTTTTCGTTTTGCTTTCTAGTAGAGGTCACTCGCTAACTGTATTTGTTCTAATAACAGCATGACAGTGGCAAGGCGGCTATGAATGCAGGGCCATCTGTACAGAGGCCAGAAAAGACCTCAGGTATACTCTCTTTTGGCCATATAAGATGATAAATTTGTCATCCTTTAATTCCCAACGTCTAAAGCTAGGAACAGCACCTGTAGACTGACTGACAAGGTAGGAAGCAGGAGACTGATGCTTGGAACTAGGCTCTCGAGATTGGAAACTCATAGAGGCCATCACTACCAACAATTCCTTGTAGAAGAACTTGACTAGTAACCTGGGATTTGATGACAGAGTAATCAGAAGGAAATTCAGAAAACATAGTTATCCCTTGCAAAACAAGTAACGCTAATCAATTTCTTTGTTATAGAGGGAACATGGAGTAAATTATGTAACCTGAGACTTCTGTTAGGTTCTAAAGGAGATAAAAAGGAGGTGGAACCAAAGGAACGAATAGTCAGACCTTGACCATTCTCTATAAAGATCTGGTCAGGACCTTCATAGGGAACGGGGAACCAGGTTGAGTTGGTATTAGGAAAGGCATTGGTACTTTGGTAGTGGGCATTAGGTTGCACAGGGACGAGAGGTCTATAAGTAAGCAAAGTTTGGGGACAATTCCAGTGAGTTGAAAAGTCATGAGATAGAGAACGTGCTTGAGAAAAAATAACCTTGATATCCTTTTGAAAGACCTGGAGGATTGCCATGATAATCAGCAGTTATAGGCGCCTGAAATTGCTGATTAAAACGATGAGAGCAGAATGAAGCAGTGTGGCCAAATTTAAAGCAAACTTGACACTGGATATTGCTAAAACGTCCTCTGCATGTCCTTTACCTCCTATTCCATGCGAGCAGCCTCCACGAAATGAGGATTCAGAGGAGGAACCAGATCCATCTGAGTTTCCAGTAGTTAGATGAGCATGAGAAGGATGTTTGCCTTTGGAAGGAGCATCAGATTTTGGTTTGGACTGTGTGAGGTTAATAGAAGCCACATCAAGTTGGATCTTCTTGTTTACTTGGAAAGTCGCATC
The Vicia villosa cultivar HV-30 ecotype Madison, WI linkage group LG6, Vvil1.0, whole genome shotgun sequence genome window above contains:
- the LOC131610103 gene encoding casein kinase 1-like protein 10, producing MDHVIAGKFKLGRKIGSGSFGELYIAVNVQTGEEVAVKLEPVKTKHPQLHYESKLYMLLQGGTGVPHLKWFGVEGDYNVMAIDLLGPSLEDLFNYCNRKLTLKTVLMLADQLINRVEYMHSRGFLHRDIKPDNFLMGLGRKANQVYIIDYGLAKKFRDLQTHKHIPYRENKNLTGTARYASVNTHLGIEQSRRDDLESLGYVLMYFLRGSLPWQGLKAGTKKQKYDRISEKKMTTSIEVLCKSYPSEFGSYFHYCRSLRFEDKPDYSYLKRLFRDLFIREGYQFDYIFDWTILKYPQISGSSRGRHDSGKAAMNAGPSVQRPEKTSVGKELRERFTGAVEAFSRRNPTSSSPRRDHSKHRGFEDVAAIPKDAHHEQDKGRNSGRYGSSSRRPIISSTSKPSSSGDHTDSRTGRLTSSSRPSTAHRVQPMYETKQPTYTRPGSSRGNRDDPLRSFELLSIRK